The Benincasa hispida cultivar B227 unplaced genomic scaffold, ASM972705v1 Contig32, whole genome shotgun sequence genome includes the window TTGAACTTGAACAGGTCTGTGAGATCGGTCTGTTTGCGAGCAGGGGCATTCTCGATCCCCCTAACACGGCTTGCAAAATTTAGTGAGCAGAGTGTCTCTCCAACATCGGCTGCACTAGGACTAATCTGTACAAACATCAGGGTTTTGCAATCTCCTCCTGCATGTAGAATTTCAATTAGTGTCCACGCTAATAAAAATATAACCAGTAACAGAGAGACCTCGAAATTGAAGCTCAGACTGAGACTTCATAGTAAAGATTAAGGAGCAAATTATTAAGGTAAAGTCCCCACACCTAGAGAGCTTTGCAGCAAATGAGTGAGCTTTGAGTTTCTGTTACAAGACAAATAAACAAAAGTCAGTCCATTATACCAAGAAAATTTCCAGGACAAAAAGGAGAGTTGGATGGAGAAATGCCTGTAAGGAATGTGAGCTGTTTTAGAAGCCAAGGCAGAGATGACATCACCAAGAGCGGAAAGTGATTTATTAATGAATTGAGATTCCTTTAATCTTTCACCATCAACATCAATCCTCCCCACACGCTCGCTACCAGCCAAGTCCACCAGCCAAAGATGACTCTTTGTCCTCTGTCCGTTTATAAGATTCTCTCCTTTGACAGTGACTCGCAACAAGCTGCAAACAAATTGTGATTGGTATGCCTAAGAATTTCTATTTGTCATATCATCttgtaaaaaacaaaatttacttAACATGTGTCGTTTTAAGTAGTTGCCATAAGGAAAAGTGTATCAATTTTGTTGTAAAAGATGTTAGTAGAGGATATCTCTTAACATATTCTTCATGATGATTCAGCACATGGTGATCAGACAAAAACTTTACCAATGGGAGCGGCTGCTTAGCTCATTAGCACTGGTGGACCCAACAGATCTTGCCCGGCTTCCAGATTTAAGTAGTTCCCACACTTCTTCAGTTCCATACACTTGAGCTTCAACCAGTCCAGGAACTTCCTGTGTTCCTTCTGCTGCTTGCTTAATCTCCAACCTTAAAACAAATCTCATGTTAACAATTTCTTCCAATATTTTCAACATAACTAATCGTTTAAGTGTTTCAAGTGTTCATTAGTCGAACTTTCAAGTCTAGGGGAGGACATCTTGCAAAAAATTAGTATTTAGTAACAGACATCTTAGAGCAGTAATACAAGCAGCTTCATATGATTATTAAATTTCTTGAACCAAAAGCATTCTACCCTACAGCATTACATACATCACCATCCCCAAATATGCCATGTAATATAGACATACGGAACCATCCATGAAAAGTTatcagagagaaaaaaaactcacTTCTTTAGATTTGGGTTGGAGTTATCTGCCAAGAGATCCCTTATCTTCTCATTGTAAACCTCCAACATACTGACGTACAATTCATATTTCATAACGCCATCTCTATCTTCTGAAATCTTAAACAGCTCTTTCAGAGTCCGATAGTTGACTCCTCTGTTTTCAGGCGTTCCCTCCATAGTAAATGTTTTCCCTGTTCCAGTTTGTCCATAAGCAAATATGCAGACATTATAGCCATCCATCACTGAAGCTACAACAGGTTTAGCTTGACTGAAAACAGTTCCTGCAAATTAGGAAACCCATCATCAAGACGTGGATTAATAATTATTCACTGTAACTTAAATTAGGCACTATTTCCCACAATCACCTTGGCTGTCCTCAGTCTTGAACACATGATCAAATTTAAACAGTTTTTTTGAAGAATCAGAAGAAagaatttgaatctcattttcCTGAGACGAATCGAATTCAATCACAGAGGTAGATCCATTTTCTAATTCGCTTTGATTCAATGGTCTACATCGGCAGAAAACTCTAATATTCCCTTTCAGTTCAATCACTTCATTGTAAAGTCTCTTTCGCTCAATGGACTCTTCAAGGTATTTCTTCTTCAAACGTTCATGCTGTGtacctaaaagaaaaaaaagcagCAAGGATTAGTTTCTAAggagtaattattttaaaaaggaaatgatGGAAAATGGTTGGTTAGTAGAGGAATACCTAGAAGGTGAAGAGTTTTTACAACATCAGAACCTGGAAAAGCGTCAGTGTCTAGTTTGAACCGTTCAGTTAGGAGCATATGTTCATTCTTCAAATTCTGAAACCAGAAATTAACAAGGTATTAACTGCCAAGTTTTCAATtggaaaaaagaataaaaaagaatttaacattGTCAAATATACTCAATAGAGCACGAATGATGAAAAGTAATTACACCATATTAAGAATTTCTAAGCagccaattaaaaaaaaaccagatCTCAAGTATTTCATACCTTAATTTTGTTGCCCAAGTCAATGACTTTTTGCAGGATTGGAAGAGTATGCTCTCCATGTGGGGATGCTAATTCGGCTTCACTGGACACTTCATTCTCCATCTTATCAGCGCATTCAAAAGACTCTCCCAAATCAACGTCTGAACCACTCAGAAATTTAGTGAAATAGAACCAGAGAAAAGAAGGAAACAAGTTAATGGAAAGGATAACCCTAAGCACATAAGAATTGGTCATGAAGAAAGTAAATCCATGAATTTTCAGTTGCCGAACAGAAatcaagaaaaaattgaaagaagaagTGCAAGTAGAAAAATAACAGAAAGAAACATACAAAGGAGAACAAAAACAAGTAAACAACAGAAAATCCTAGGGCTCTAGCTTGATTGCTCTATAGTCTTTCCCATTACAACCATAAAAAAGAACAAAGCCAGAACAATATCTTC containing:
- the LOC120069350 gene encoding kinesin-like protein KIN-14S, translated to MEDAMAVVSELCSPVVPCCDSKSLPSISGSDVDLGESFECADKMENEVSSEAELASPHGEHTLPILQKVIDLGNKIKNLKNEHMLLTERFKLDTDAFPGSDVVKTLHLLGTQHERLKKKYLEESIERKRLYNEVIELKGNIRVFCRCRPLNQSELENGSTSVIEFDSSQENEIQILSSDSSKKLFKFDHVFKTEDSQGTVFSQAKPVVASVMDGYNVCIFAYGQTGTGKTFTMEGTPENRGVNYRTLKELFKISEDRDGVMKYELYVSMLEVYNEKIRDLLADNSNPNLKKLEIKQAAEGTQEVPGLVEAQVYGTEEVWELLKSGSRARSVGSTSANELSSRSHCLLRVTVKGENLINGQRTKSHLWLVDLAGSERVGRIDVDGERLKESQFINKSLSALGDVISALASKTAHIPYRNSKLTHLLQSSLGGDCKTLMFVQISPSAADVGETLCSLNFASRVRGIENAPARKQTDLTDLFKFKQMAEKSKHDEKEMKKLQDTVQYLQLRLTAKEHTYRNLQEKVRDLESQLVDERKARLKQENRALATVAGASQPSAMQSLPKLAAPKTITEKKPPLGPSKLRLPLRKITNFVPPTSPVPSKKRRVSSFISIAPPTEGKENVPKMNTIAANTRNLRIPRRSSLAVRPTSTMTTTTTTTTTQVFQPKRRVSIATLRPELHSHMSTPLQTSASKFNNGNAALGPQLFAARKARYSKLFSPLPEFQTTVEATPIAAMRSSSKFMGSPPTHGGGSRNGKVIALQRKPIVWSPLKLRGLKNFRRPSLIPSRTSSTEFQ